From the Chiloscyllium punctatum isolate Juve2018m chromosome 42, sChiPun1.3, whole genome shotgun sequence genome, the window TTGTCACCCGGACTATTTCATAGACCATAAACTATTGCCGACATGAGTCTGAAGCTCTTCTAGCCATGAATATTTATTACCAATGGGACAGAAACAGACACCAACTGTTGAAGTGTCCCATGAAAGTTGATATTCCACATGAACTTTTGTGAATATTTTTGTGGTGGATTTTTTTTAGACATTATTACTGACACTTGTAGAGCTGCACAATGCTGTAATAACAGGCAGAAAACACTTTTAACAACCGTTACTAAACTGTTATCACCAAGACCTTTAGTGTGTGAGTCAATCTGCTAATCATTCCAAATCCACGttgttaaaaaaaatacatttccCCACCCCCTCTGCTTCATCCAGATGGAAAGTAGGGAGTGTCACTGTGGTAATTATAATCAGGACACACCTTCTGCACCAGTCTATAGTCTGTGCTGTAAAATGAAATGTAGATACATATAACTTTAAAGGGTTTGGAACAGATCCAGGACACATGGCTTTGTGTCTGTTCCTGGTAACAAGTCTTGGACGGGTCATAATTACATAGTGCAGTCTTTTTCGCTCTGTCAATTTTTTCATATTCGACACGGCAGTTAAATATTTTTGAATCTTTGGCGTCAATTATTGTTTGTTGAGCCAGGTCAAATTCGACTGCTTTTGTGGGTGGCACAAGGCTGACTGAAATATTTCCCTGGCCGGTGGAATTGTGACGGAAGTACACACTGAACGTACCATTTCCATGGTCTACGATTTTTCCAGTGATGAGGAGGTTTAATTTCACGGTTTTGATGTTTGAATAAAAGTCGCCCCATCCAAACATTTTCTTAAATTTCCCCGTTTTAACAATTGGACGTCTCTTGACTCGAGACTGGGGGTCTTCATGTTGATCCGATATATTTCCCAACCAATCCCAAAGATCCTGTTTGGAGTAAGAGACTGGTGAGGAGTATGGAAATCCCAGGAGAGTCGAATTCCCTGTGCTTGGCAGAGTCTGCATCATCCACTGGCTTAAGGGCGATATCTTGTTGCTTTTTATTAAGACATGCTTTTGTGTGTTTTTAGTTCCTCTAAATTTCACATCTTCAGTGTGATTTGATGTACTTCCTTGTGCAAATGCAACCTGTAGAAACAGATACCAAATGTCATTTTAAAAACAGATGCACAGTAACTTGTTTCTATATTGCTTTGTGTAGACCACACATATTTATTTTGAAAACCTACTGCAACATTTACAGAACTCATATTAAAAGGCATCATTAATTATCTTgcaactccccaaaacctgttctAACATCTACAAGGCAGAGGTCAGGAGTGCAATGGAATACTTCCCGCTTGATTggctgagtgcagctccaacaacactcaacaatGTCCACAGCCCATCTACCATCTGAAACAATCACTACATCAACCATCAGTATACAGTGGCATCAGTGTACACCAACCATAATGTGCAGGAGCTgaccaaggctcctttgacagtaTCATTTAAACCTGCAATCTCTTTCACCTGGAAGTAAAAGGGTAACAGGTGAGAGGAACCCACAATCAGCAGGTTTCCCTTTGAGTCAAACATTATTGTGATTTGGAAGTATATCACCATTTCATCAGCACCACCTCTCTTGAAACTCCTCTCATACATTTCTTTTAATTTTACTGATTGCAACTGAGGTCTGCATGCAATGGTGACTTCTGCACTGGATGTTAATGCCTCCAAACAATGTGCCCAGACTATCCAAACAACCGTGGAGCTGAGGGAATGGTGCTCCCCTCCCAAGACCGTTGCACATAAATTATGGGACGACatttcaccatcacctcctcGGGGGACTGAGGAATACGCAGGAAGTGATGGTGTTGCCAGTGATACTCACTTTCCACACTTAAGTAAATAAGCATGCCTTCAAACCCAGAAAAATGTTTTGCTAAATGGTTACTCTGGATTATCTTGAAATGTAAGCTCTGCCCCAATTCTAACTGGCCATATAAACCGTTCCCTTTATACAACAGTGATGTTGTATGCACTTGATCAAAACAGTTGAAATGAAAGAAGCTGAAGATAATTTATGGATTTGGAGGGGCCAGAATGATGTTGGGAATCAGCTAAGCATTCCTTGGTTCATGGAGCTATTTTCTATTCTTACTACACTTAATTGTTGGATTTGATTTTATTCCCATATGGCTTTGTTTAGATTGAAATGTATCTAGAGTTCCATCAAACACTGAACAGGTACTGCACCTTTTCATCAAAAGCAAATAACACGTTACTTTAATTAAATAATAAAAGGTTATGTGACTGCCAAAAGTATTACTGTATTTAGAACATCTAATTCTAGAATGAGGAATGTGTTAGTGGGGAGAATAGGACTGGACAGCAAAATTTCCTCTGCTGTGTAACAGTTCTTTATTCAAGAGTCAATTCAGTGAAAGGTCTTCCTTGAGTGTTGCCAGTTATAAGCTTTCCTCGGAGGCTCATTATAATATAAACCAAAGCCTTTAACATACTGCAGCTTAGAACTGAGTTTCCAAGTTAGGCATCCGCCAGAGTCCTGTGTGGGCTTTCTGTTTACTAGTAGAAGAGGGAGATCGTACTGAAGTCAATCACTGTCAGGTTGTTCTTATATATTCCTCAATCTCTAACTctgcagcaccacacttttcaactctgactctccagcatctgcagtccttactgtctctcAGCATTTGATGAAACCCTAACGATGAGTGATCCGCATGTTTTTTCCAGTTCTCAGTTTGCAGCTTTGAGAaacaaggaaaaaaaaaatgagaGAAATGTATAGTGCTTAGCTTTAGATAGTTTTGGCATATTTGTCTAAATTTATTTGACAGTAAATCTCGGAATGATGCAGTGTAAAGTAATCCATTGATGATAGTCAACTTTTCTAGCCTCTCCATGTTTCTGAGTTTCCTCACCGTGGTACCATTCTCGTAAATCTCTTCAGGACTGTGGCATCCTTTAATTTTGTTTTACTATTATTGCTGGCCCATCCCTAATTTACCCAgtgggcagttaagggtcaacacATTGCTATGGGCCTggaatcacatgcaggccagaccgggtaaagatggcagtttccttccctaaaaagcattagtgaaccaaatggatttttccaacaattggcatcACTGGACTAAAAACTCTcacaatttttattgaattcaaattgcaccatcaGCTGTGGGGGAGATTTGAAACTATGTCCCTGGAACATTACCTTCAGTCTTTATATTAAcaatctagtgataataccattagacCATTGCCTACCTTTGGCAAGGTGCACTGAATTAGGTTAATTCAGAGTGTTGCAAAAGGTTTAGCATGGATTCCTTGCTTTTGTAGGTTATGCCTCTACTTGAAAGGTTATTTGGTTTAAACAGTCTTCTCAACTTGTCCTGTCACATTTAAAGATTTGTGTACATATGCCCACAGGTCTCTCTGGTCTGACACCCTTTTTAAATGTGAGCAATTTAATTTATATTGGCTCTCATTGTTATCCTGACATGAAGTGCTGACACActtctgcattaaatttcatctctctatttccttctgagAGCTGTTAGTGCCCTCCTTGCTGTTTACCACATTTCCAAGTGTCAGGTCTTATAGGAATTTTGTAATTATGGCAAATCTAGGGCATTAATATATATCAAACAGGTTTGCATTCCAAATACTGACCTACATGTAATTCTACTGTTTAGATCTctctagtctgaaaaataacAACTTATCACCAAAGCTCTCTGCTTTGTGTCCCACAATCATTTCTGAGCCTCTTTCAACCAGGGCAGTAAAT encodes:
- the LOC140465862 gene encoding neurexophilin-1-like isoform X2, whose protein sequence is MRVSHWFALLPLQLSFFLVAFAQGSTSNHTEDVKFRGTKNTQKHVLIKSNKISPLSQWMMQTLPSTGNSTLLGFPYSSPVSYSKQDLWDWLGNISDQHEDPQSRVKRRPIVKTGKFKKMFGWGDFYSNIKTVKLNLLITGKIVDHGNGTFSVYFRHNSTGQGNISVSLVPPTKAVEFDLAQQTIIDAKDSKIFNCRVEYEKIDRAKKTALCNYDPSKTCYQEQTQSHVSWICSKPFKVICIYISFYSTDYRLVQKVCPDYNYHSDTPYFPSG
- the LOC140465862 gene encoding neurexophilin-1-like isoform X1 — translated: MRVSHWSAVVSLQLSLYLVAFAQGSTSNHTEDVKFRGTKNTQKHVLIKSNKISPLSQWMMQTLPSTGNSTLLGFPYSSPVSYSKQDLWDWLGNISDQHEDPQSRVKRRPIVKTGKFKKMFGWGDFYSNIKTVKLNLLITGKIVDHGNGTFSVYFRHNSTGQGNISVSLVPPTKAVEFDLAQQTIIDAKDSKIFNCRVEYEKIDRAKKTALCNYDPSKTCYQEQTQSHVSWICSKPFKVICIYISFYSTDYRLVQKVCPDYNYHSDTPYFPSG